Sequence from the Colletotrichum higginsianum IMI 349063 chromosome 6, whole genome shotgun sequence genome:
CATGCCATGTCTCTCAAATCGTTCAAAAGCTAAAGTAATAGTTGGAGTGGGGTCCTTCGCCGCAATGTGCGGTGACCTCTGGGCGTGGTTTTCGTCTCATCGGCCGTCTCATTggtcgagaagaagcagaccAGCTCGTTTTATTTCAGGGAACATGGGACCCTTCAACGCGGGATTTCGATGGGCTGTTGTCTCTGGGCCGGCGTCGTAGTTCATGTGATTATTGAACTTCCCTAACCCATGACGCCAATTGGCGACTTGGTCTTTGACCACCAAGGCTTCGGCCCATGTCGCGCCGGGCCCGCTGGCTGTTCCTTACTGAGCAAAGAGACGCTCTTATGTGAGTGGGAAAGAGCCAGGGACGGCTAGGCTGATTAAGGTCATCCGAAAAGCCAGGCGTTCTCGGTCCATCTGATATTCCAGCCCGGGAAGGTCTCACAACTCTCCAAATCGGACTGTTGCTTTTTCTCTCACCGTCTTTAACCTCTACACATCAGTGAAAATTTATGCGAGGAGCGTCAAGAACACTCAAATATGTCGATGGAAGTGCGTGAGTCTCGAAAGTGCCTTGAAGACATCAGTGGAACTCTACGATTCAAGTATTCAATGCTCCTTCTCCGaaacgacgacaacgaatTCTTCTCGGCGCGATCATCCGATCCACACCCAGCATCTACTGTTCAACTGTGTGAATTGGAAGATGTAAGGCGTATAGCGCCATTGCCTTTTTGCCCACCGGAAGTGATTGTCGCTCCAGAAACACTTGCGAACATGGACGACACTTATGTCAAAAGACCAGACCTACTCCGGTTGGCTACAGCCAACGATTCGCAGGCCTATCTTCTAGAGGAAGTCAGAGTCTGCGAAATAATCAAACGGCACCCACATCCGAATCTTGCAGAGTACCGCGGCTGCGTGCTGTCGGAAGGTCGAATCATCGGCATTTGTTTCAAACGCTACAGAGAAACATTGATGGGAAAAGTCAACCCTGGCCACCTCAACAAAGCCATGCTCATCGAAGCGCCTGAAAGAGCTGCAGTCCGGGAGGAAGCGACTCGTTATCTCCCCAACATACGAGCTGGCCTTCAACACCTACATTCCTTGGGCATTATCCACAACGACCTCAACCCAATGAATGTAATGATCGATGAAAACGATAACCCAGTTATCATAGACTTTGACAGCTGTCGAGTTGTTGGTGCACCGCTGCAAGATGTAAAGCGCACATATGGATGGTACAATCAAGACGTTGGTGTTTCTAGTGAGAGCAATGATACCGAAGCCCTTAAAGAGATACAGGTCTTCCTCGCTGGATCCTCGCCAGGGGACTTAATCTTCTCGATATAGACTTGTTCTGTGACATAGGCACAAGGGACGAAGGGTTTAGTGATGTTAGCAGAAATCTCAATTCAGACCCTAGCCATAAGGGAAGCTCCACGCACGTTGAATATGTGTTACGGCTGCTTGCTTCCAGATGATCGAATCACCGGTATCTGATTCCAACGCTACGGTGGGACATTCATGGAAAGGGTCACTATACTTCACCAGCTGCCTTCTAAAGGGTTTCATCGTAGCAAACAAGGAAGTATTGAGATGAGAACACCTCGTATTTTCTTGTTGTCCTGTCTGTACGAAAGCCTAGGTGTCATGATCTATGTCCACGAGCCAACAATGCTCAACCAATCGAGCCAATGTCCATACCAATCCATCTGACCTCCTCTACCAAGCTACTCCGCTACCTGTGTCATTGGAAACTGCTTCAACCGACCGATCGCCTTAGTTGCCACTGGCCCCCAATGCGCGATGAGCCCTCCTCCCATTGGCAATCTTCCGCGACATGACCGACTTCTTGCAACTCTTGCATTACACAAGTCGATTCTGGCAGGTGACTTGGGTATGACCGAGTTGGCCACAATGGTTGCAACGCAAGCTAGGGCAGTCCTTTTCCTTGTGGCTTGGGTCCTCGCAGTTGCTGCACGATGATACCTTCAAGACAATTCCGAGTTCGGTGGCTTCTGCCAGAATCTGTCCGACCTTGCTGTTCTGGGCTCGTGTAGAGTTGATCATTCcggcgttgatgatgagAATCTCGCATTGCTTTGCTCGAGTCGTGGCCAGGCAGTTGCGGTTTGGGTCAACACAGAATCCGGCCTTGTGCGTCTGCACGTAATCGACAATGACAACGTCTCGCTCTTCGCCCTGAGCAAAGTCAAGGGTCCGGACTTCAATTCTTCGGAAGTGTTCGTCTGAGATTCTCTTCTGGATCCGCTCGTTGTGCAGCTTCTCCCGGTACAGGTCAACCTGTGCCTTGTACAAAGGCAGGATAAGAATACTGGCCATCCTTTTCGAGTCGATCTCTGTCAGCTCCGGGTTTTGCAACATCTTCTTGACTTGATCAAGTACCCATCGCACGTGCGTGATGTTTTTGTATGAGGTCCCATCCAGAGTCGCCCTGGCAAAAGGGATCTGCACGACCACTCGGGTTGAGTACAAAGTGTTTGCCGATGGGGCGAGTAGTTTTCTCATCTCGGCTGCAAATGCAACTGTCGAAGGCGGCCAATTCCAACCCGGGATACCGTTGTTCTGCATGCGGTGTCCGTAATGAATTTTCGACGGCAGCGGGCGAAGGTTGCCCCGAAGGCGATGAGTGATGTCCAACCAACCCAGCTCGACACCGGCCAAGACTGCTCTCTCGAGTAGAGACAAAGACATTTGTCTGATGAATGGATTGTCCGTTGCCTTAGAATCCTCACCGACGTAAGGCTTGAGCTGCGCTGTATCTCCCAGGAAGAACCAAGCATGAGGCTGGTAGTGAGCAATACTGATGAGTGAGCCAAGTTCGGATTGCCGTGCAGCTTCGTCTGTGAACACCAGTTCGGCCTTAAAACGTCGTACCGTTACATTGGCAGAGACAACCGAAGTTGTGCAAATAATGCCCTTGAAGTCCGAGAGCATGTCGTGAAAAAGTTCCTTGACTAAGATTCGAACCTCCCTGAGCTGATCGTCACTCAGACTGCCATCCTGTTCGCTGATGATGAGAATATCCTGAAGATCGCGGTACTTCTCGATGTGCGTCTGGTAGTAAGCCATGGCGGCGGTATCTGCGGACACATTGGTTGACCGAATTCGCTTGGAGCGACTCTTGTTCTGCTGGTTCAAGTCGTAACCCATTCTCTCAAGCTGATAAGCGGTAAGGAACTGGTGTGCTCGGCCTTTCAAGTCTTCCTTCCCTGACTCCGTATCCATTTCTTTGATCTCTCCTTGAGCTTTCTCTTCGTCGAAGTACTGGTAAGAGGTGCCAAGGCCGAGAGCAAGAGCACGAGTGACAGACTTGACCTCAAAGTCCAAACTGTACAGACGCATGATGACTGGGGCACCTTCCAGACCCAATTTTTCAAAATAATCTTGAAACTTATTGGCCATGTCGTCCACTGCCTGGTTGTTCGGAGCAAGATACAATGCTGGAACGGGCTTGGCGGCTCCT
This genomic interval carries:
- a CDS encoding Serine/threonine-protein kinase, giving the protein MSMEVRESRKCLEDISGTLRFKYSMLLLRNDDNEFFSARSSDPHPASTVQLCELEDVRRIAPLPFCPPEVIVAPETLANMDDTYVKRPDLLRLATANDSQAYLLEEVRVCEIIKRHPHPNLAEYRGCVLSEGRIIGICFKRYRETLMGKVNPGHLNKAMLIEAPERAAVREEATRYLPNIRAGLQHLHSLGIIHNDLNPMNVMIDENDNPVIIDFDSCRVVGAPLQDVKRTYGWYNQDVGVSSESNDTEALKEIQVFLAGSSPGDLIFSI
- a CDS encoding Nonsense-mediated mRNA decay protein 1 — protein: MEFEDSNGNGTLPGDFWHGQVDEQVEYNIDWTHLDTLISMDCLLTVTNGNLKWKSTPSAQNAEKLGECGKETISVKLKVSKETISPLMYKYLKLEFHLYEAGLPDTQVAEALIYFRDMESITAGCLSLDDRAKALKQHSPEAVACLDLIKVSFETSQITFNMSTLQRLLVQGFDKAEERKEGNVRHGSRYDDLTALINSLQSQDPKGIIQIDLLLVKPFLRGGKQWEETLNNVFELAHRTDRTEDQMAQWFPKSAESHDMPLEHVPRATLPRGLPRQDPLVRFRNEDQYLVTQIVGAANKAEVSAVNALHNPASTKTALIGDQSVEAFRYLQAFKRNVRTRSVNFLEKFPVLLALTQSDGNQSALSECPEQIVSQYLKLDSAKQSVISRLNDLPAGLAFISGVAGSGKTELIKFIIAACIFGQGAAKPVPALYLAPNNQAVDDMANKFQDYFEKLGLEGAPVIMRLYSLDFEVKSVTRALALGLGTSYQYFDEEKAQGEIKEMDTESGKEDLKGRAHQFLTAYQLERMGYDLNQQNKSRSKRIRSTNVSADTAAMAYYQTHIEKYRDLQDILIISEQDGSLSDDQLREVRILVKELFHDMLSDFKGIICTTSVVSANVTVRRFKAELVFTDEAARQSELGSLISIAHYQPHAWFFLGDTAQLKPYVGEDSKATDNPFIRQMSLSLLERAVLAGVELGWLDITHRLRGNLRPLPSKIHYGHRMQNNGIPGWNWPPSTVAFAAEMRKLLAPSANTLYSTRVVVQIPFARATLDGTSYKNITHVRWVLDQVKKMLQNPELTEIDSKRMASILILPLYKAQVDLYREKLHNERIQKRISDEHFRRIEVRTLDFAQGEERDVVIVDYVQTHKAGFCVDPNRNCLATTRAKQCEILIINAGMINSTRAQNSKVGQILAEATELGIVLKVSSCSNCEDPSHKEKDCPSLRCNHCGQLGHTQVTCQNRLV